The Penaeus monodon isolate SGIC_2016 chromosome 6, NSTDA_Pmon_1, whole genome shotgun sequence genomic sequence tttctctctctcctcctcctctgctctatcgtctctcctctctctctctcccctctctctcctcctcctcttctttctcttctctctctctcctcctcctctctctctctctctctctctctctctctctctctctctctcttctctctctctctctctctctcctcctgcccctcctcctcctcctccttctctctctctctctctctctctctctctctctcacacacaaacatactctcacattttccatttgTTTACCGTTTTATTAGGTACAAGAGTCTTTACGGAGAGGAATCGACAGAAGAGTGGAAAGGTTGGCTACATTACTTAAACAAGGTaagaaaaatcgtaaaaaaaaaattaagacttttgcattgctactgttattattatattatattattattattattattattattattattattattattgttattgttgttattattatttatttatttatttatttatttgttattatttatttttattttttatttttttttttttttgcgtgtataGAATAGACATACGTGTACATTTtttattcagatattttttttttttttgggcgtgtATAGAATAGACATACGTGTACATTTTTTATTCAAGATAAtgatcttttgttttttcttgctttttctttctttacttctttcttttcttccttcctttctttcttttttccagatCGTCAATTCTGCCTTCGGCTGCAATGACTGGACGACTCCGGAAGTGACGACCACGGGCGCCTTCGCGGAGTATGGCGACGACAACCAGTGGGCGGCCGGATACGACACTCTGCTCGGCCACCTCAAGGCAAGGCtcaaggggcgggggagagagagagagagagagagagagagagagagagagagagagagagagagagagagagagagagagagagagagagagagagagagagagagttcacaaacacacacacacacatatgtgtgtgcgtgtgtgtattgtatatatatatatatatatatatatatatatatatatatatatatatatatatatatatatattataacggatatattgtatgcacatatatgaatagagaaatatgtatgcatatatatataatacatatatatatatatatatatatatatatatatatatatatatatatatatatatattatattatatatattatatataatatatatatatatatatagatagatagatagatagatagataaatagatagatatagatatctatatacacacatgtgtatgtatatatatacacacatatatatctgtgtgtgtgtgtgtgtgtgtgtctgtgtgtgtgggtggttgggtgggtgtgcgCGTTACAATTCGACCTGCGGACACCATTTACTTTAACCATGTCGCTGGGGCTTCAAAattgttttcattaaattttgtttgtaatatataaGTTAAGCCGTTCAAGATAAGGATACAAAGAATCATCATAAATCCAGATTAACACCGAAtaccagattatatatataaaaaaaacaaaagaaaagaaaagaaaaacataccaaaaaacaaaacaaaagaaaaaaaaaaaaaaaactgtttggtATTTTGACACTAGGCTAGTATCCCCGATGAGCACATACGTTTGTCGAGTCCCGTCTGCCGCATCTTCTGGGACGaaaaccaggagggaaaacgggaGGAAGGACAAGTTCTAATCGTTAACAAGGATGGTTCCTCCTGGTTGGCTGACCACGTTATCGTCACCGCGTCTTCCGGTCACCTTCAAGAACGTCACCGGCAGTTATTCTCACCGCCGTTGCCGATGGACTACGTGAACGCCTTGGAGGTATGAAAGAGCGCGTCTCATTGGTCGGTTTTAGGGTGATTGGCCAATGAGCGAGGCGTAGAGACGTTTTTTTCcggttattttatttgtatttcttggtattttattgtttttgaatttatttattatattccccccccccttttcttttgctttccttaCTTCCCggagattacattttttttttttttctttttttttttctttttttttttctttttgtgacagGGCATGGAGCTGGGCGTGGCCAACAAGGTGCAGATGGGGTGGGAGGAGCCTTGGTGGGGCTCGGAGCCGCTCGACCTCAACATCATTTGGACCAAGTTCGACCTGCCGGAGGAAAAGGTGAGAATGAGGTCGACCTCGATACCTCCTCCTTCAGCGCTTGTCTCGAGATACCCGAAGATTCGCGGTTATAATGgccggatctctctctctctctctctctctctctctctctctctccttctattttatcttttgtgattagtgagtgatggagtgagtgaggagagagagagtgagaggagaaggagagagagagaggagagagagagagagagagagagaagagagagagagagaggagagagagaggaagagagaggaagagagaggagagagagagagagagagagagagagagacgagaagagacagacagacagagacagagagacagagacagatgcaaagaaagagaaagagaaaataagaaaaggagataaaaaaaaaaaaagcaaaaaaacatatttatttccatcactctccctccccccatagtCTTCCTTCCATTTCAGTCTTGGCTGTACGACCTCGTCATAGTGTTCAGTGTCGTTCGCAGTCCTCACGCCGTCGTTGAGAGCTTTGTGACCGGAAAGGCGTCAGAGATCATGGAAAGCCTTTCGGAGGAACAGGTCAAGGCCCATTATCTCGAGCTCCTGAGGAACGCCACGAAGATGCAAGTTCCGGAGCCCATGTTCTTCAGGAGGTAAGGAGTTGTTCGTCAGGAGGTAAGTTGTTCGTCAGGAGGTAAGTTGTTCGTCAGGAGGTAAGTTCTTCGTCAGGAGTTGTTCGTCAGGAGATAAGACATTGTTCTTCAGGTAAGAATTTCGTCTTTAGCACTCCCACGcatatttgtaatttgtaattggATTTTGTAAGGCACAAACCGTAAGTACCTATATGTAGATATCTTTTTCAAACAAGAAGCTAGAAGGTCTATCAACAGATTTTCATAAACTATATCACCGTAGGCTAATGTACAAAACCATAATTTGCCTAATACAAACTTCTCTACACTCTCTCGCCCCAAAAGGACTTCCTGGGGCGCCGATCCTTGGGTACGAGGGTCCTACAGTACCCTGATCACCACCAGCGGGTTCGGCAGCGGCCTCTCCTCCAGGGCTGTGCTGAGGGCCCCTCTCTACGCCGGCAGGAGAATGGTGGGTGTCCCTTGGCTGAGAGCCGGGGTGCTGGTGATTTTTTGCTTTGGTTGTGattcttttgtgtgtgggggggaggggggagttgttatcgtcattatcataatgatgatgattattataataataatcgtgatagtattagtcatcgtcattattgtcaccatcactaACTCCACATTATCTCcaccataatcatcttcatcgGCCATCGAATACTTTTTAgatgcacatacgcacgcacacaaacaagcaagcacgcacgcacgcaagcacgcacacacactcacacacacacacacacacacacacacacacacacacacacacacacacacacacacacacacacacacacacacacacgaatcccaGTAGTAACAATGAATGCAAAGTCAATGAAGAGATTTaccatataattaaaaatcatgatacctctctttattctcagcACGGCTAAAACTACCACTACAGACACGATAATATACCACAAATATCTCAACAGACGGCGCATTCAGTTTCCACCCTTCTCAATGCCTTGCAGGTGTTGCAGTGGGCGGGCGAGCATACCAGCGACTCCAGGTTTAGCACCGTCGACGGCGCGATGAGCACTGGAGAGCGGGAAGCGAAGAGACTCCTGAACACCCTACGTCTTCAAGGCGTCTGAAGTTGCAGAGAGCGCGGGgtcaaaaccttttttctttccttttttctttttttttctctttttctttttttttctttttcttttttctttttttttctttttttttgatggtaGTGGTAGTGACGATGAAGAATATTTTCTTTGATTGTAGATTTCTGGGTGAAAGGTTATCAGTAAAGAGCTTTGGTTAAATTGTTTGTGATTTACCTTTACAGGAGTCCGAGGGGGTTAGCCTAGCTGGAAAACGTATCGAATACCTTGCATATATTAAAGTTCCTAATGACTTAAGCTTCCAAGATATGGGCGTCTGCCGCGGCAGGAGGGTCACCTGAATGTCACCCTAAAAATCAGCCAGGTTATTCCGAAAGCTTACCATTTGAAATGACTCCAGATTTGATGCTACCTCATATTTTTGTGGCGTGTCACCCCCGCCAGACGCCAGACGGAACCCTACCTCACAAATGTACCAAATAAACAAACTGTAGTGTGTGCAGCATTCTCACATCTGTTACAAATGATCAGTGGCAACCTGAAGCACGTTATACTTATCTCTGACCTTTCTAAAAAGACTATGTGCTTGATAGGATGAAATATCTACCTCATCTCCGCCACGAGTTGCATACTCCTCTTCATATATATGTCAAGCAAACACCCTCTGCAAAGGGagggcctttttcttttcccgcgaTTCTTTGCTGGGGAACCGCCGAAATAAGCTTTGATTGTGGACTTGCCCTGCATCCCAGAGACTCGGCATTGTGGGAGCCTCCGCGTTTGCCGGAGCAAggcttaaccctttcccccttttcaattcTAGCTCGGCAGATCCTGGAGTCATTCTTTCTATAGTAGAACCTGCATCGAGCATCCTGCTGACAAGTCAAGACTTGTGGCCCCATCGGCAACACTTGAGGCACATGACTGGCGGCTCCACGTACGGTGCCACCCTCCTGTTCCCCGCTCCAGAGATGAATACTCTCCCTGGCACTTCCCTTTCACGAGGGCAACGAGCTGACTCCGCTTTTCGCCCCTGGACGAGTACCTCTTCACCCACACAAATCTGTCATCGTCCAGCAGAAAATCCATTATGGTCGGGTATCGGAAAATTTTAACTTAAG encodes the following:
- the LOC119574166 gene encoding peroxisomal N(1)-acetyl-spermine/spermidine oxidase-like isoform X2 → MYFRTVFNFLNVFAAFVFPFSDDNVTPHPCDEVAGVYSDWVSHAEKMGVAIIGGGVSGLTAAKTLLENDVTDLLILEAKERLGGRVFTVREGNVVVEAGAEWIHGDESNPLYRLAQELNALAPPPPEEWDFWTVSQEGEEKDADPYPVLRELLSELADNASSLAAYRGLPLAALFTDRYKSLYGEESTEEWKGWLHYLNKIVNSAFGCNDWTTPEVTTTGAFAEYGDDNQWAAGYDTLLGHLKASIPDEHIRLSSPVCRIFWDENQEGKREEGQVLIVNKDGSSWLADHVIVTASSGHLQERHRQLFSPPLPMDYVNALEGMELGVANKVQMGWEEPWWGSEPLDLNIIWTKFDLPEEKSWLYDLVIVFSVVRSPHAVVESFVTGKASEIMESLSEEQVKAHYLELLRNATKMQVPEPMFFRRTSWGADPWVRGSYSTLITTSGFGSGLSSRAVLRAPLYAGRRMVLQWAGEHTSDSRFSTVDGAMSTGEREAKRLLNTLRLQGV
- the LOC119574166 gene encoding peroxisomal N(1)-acetyl-spermine/spermidine oxidase-like isoform X1, with amino-acid sequence MYFRTVFNFLNVFAAFVFPFSGLVTSVSHEDDNVTPHPCDEVAGVYSDWVSHAEKMGVAIIGGGVSGLTAAKTLLENDVTDLLILEAKERLGGRVFTVREGNVVVEAGAEWIHGDESNPLYRLAQELNALAPPPPEEWDFWTVSQEGEEKDADPYPVLRELLSELADNASSLAAYRGLPLAALFTDRYKSLYGEESTEEWKGWLHYLNKIVNSAFGCNDWTTPEVTTTGAFAEYGDDNQWAAGYDTLLGHLKASIPDEHIRLSSPVCRIFWDENQEGKREEGQVLIVNKDGSSWLADHVIVTASSGHLQERHRQLFSPPLPMDYVNALEGMELGVANKVQMGWEEPWWGSEPLDLNIIWTKFDLPEEKSWLYDLVIVFSVVRSPHAVVESFVTGKASEIMESLSEEQVKAHYLELLRNATKMQVPEPMFFRRTSWGADPWVRGSYSTLITTSGFGSGLSSRAVLRAPLYAGRRMVLQWAGEHTSDSRFSTVDGAMSTGEREAKRLLNTLRLQGV